The proteins below come from a single Oxyura jamaicensis isolate SHBP4307 breed ruddy duck chromosome 1, BPBGC_Ojam_1.0, whole genome shotgun sequence genomic window:
- the EFCAB6 gene encoding LOW QUALITY PROTEIN: EF-hand calcium-binding domain-containing protein 6 (The sequence of the model RefSeq protein was modified relative to this genomic sequence to represent the inferred CDS: inserted 6 bases in 3 codons), giving the protein MKLCKGKDVGKLGEIPVSDFLDIAEKFHWGLSKEEINEITTKYDFKKNXDFLQSCILLLKPQKSSLLQRVIIQKPQKTMSPGPQTMSFCSAMMIIQPKILHCWRPMKQTFKFYDESCTGLLNIADFRQVLHEYKIKLSXELFNILEYYDKALSSKIXKDFFRAFILTVGFGQAQETVGTDSDGFIISNFKISN; this is encoded by the exons ATGAAACTATGCAAAGGGAAGGATGTCGGCAAGCTAGGAGAAATCCCAGTGTCAGACTTCCTAG aTATAGCAGAAAAGTTCCACTGGGGTTTAAGTAAAGaggaaattaatgaaataacaacaaaatatgatttcaagaaaaa ggaCTTCCTTCAGAGTTGTATCTTGTTGttaaaaccacagaaaagcTCACTGCTACAAAGGGTGATTATACAGAAGCCACAAAAAACA ATGAGTCCTGGACCACAAACCATGTCATTTTGCAGTGCAATGATGATAATTCAGCCCAAGATCTTGCACTGCTGGAGACCAATGAAGCAAACTTTTAAATTCTATGATGAAAGTTGTACTGGACTGTTAAATATTGCAGATTTCAGACAA GTTCTTCATGAGTACAAAATCAAACTAAG agaattatttaatattttggaatattATGATAAAGCCCTCtcttcaaaaat gaaagattttttccGGGCATTCATTCTTACAGTAGGGTTTGGTCAAGCACAAGAAACTGTAGGTACAGATAGTGATGGATTtataatttcaaatttcaaaatttcaaactAA